In one window of Leptospira sp. WS92.C1 DNA:
- a CDS encoding class I SAM-dependent methyltransferase, with protein sequence MDHIPCNTCGSSDFKPLFSKSNHKNETFQVVKCKRCALVQVNPQPSPEEVASYYSAEYFLKRSDRGYDNYFSEGVRNEISRVFGLNLKDLDFSSWEESLPLEKRCLDVGCAAGYFVDYMHHRDWDSYGMDIAEAPVKFAREKLKLKVEQRDFLKWDKSNVEKFDLITLWASIEHLHKPKETLEKIYRHLKPGGRIILSTCRWGILAKLQGPSWRYLNVPEHLYYYSLSGLITLCVSIGFQKKSHVTYGSGLTTKKGASIFYKILKYFADPTVKILDQGDMMALCFEKKTTSDS encoded by the coding sequence ATGGACCATATCCCCTGCAACACCTGCGGTAGTTCCGATTTCAAACCGCTCTTTTCCAAATCCAATCATAAAAACGAAACGTTTCAGGTTGTAAAATGCAAACGTTGCGCTCTTGTCCAGGTCAATCCGCAACCTTCACCGGAAGAAGTTGCCTCATATTATTCGGCGGAATATTTTTTAAAACGGAGCGATCGGGGTTATGACAATTATTTTTCGGAGGGAGTCAGAAACGAAATTTCCCGAGTCTTCGGACTCAATTTGAAAGATCTCGACTTTTCATCTTGGGAAGAATCTCTTCCTCTTGAAAAACGATGTCTCGATGTGGGTTGTGCAGCCGGCTATTTCGTGGACTACATGCATCATAGAGATTGGGATTCGTATGGAATGGACATAGCCGAGGCTCCCGTAAAATTCGCCCGGGAAAAGCTGAAACTCAAAGTCGAACAACGGGATTTTCTCAAGTGGGACAAGTCTAACGTTGAAAAGTTCGACCTAATCACGCTCTGGGCATCCATCGAACATCTTCACAAACCGAAAGAAACATTAGAAAAAATTTATAGACATCTCAAACCGGGCGGAAGAATCATACTTTCCACCTGCCGTTGGGGAATCCTCGCAAAGTTACAGGGACCGTCTTGGAGATATCTCAATGTCCCGGAACATTTGTATTACTACTCCCTTTCCGGGTTGATCACACTTTGCGTCTCGATCGGATTTCAAAAAAAAAGTCACGTTACCTACGGCAGCGGTCTCACTACAAAAAAAGGAGCTTCGATATTTTACAAAATACTTAAGTATTTTGCCGATCCTACGGTGAAAATTTTAGATCAAGGCGACATGATGGCTCTTTGCTTTGAAAAAAAAACCACCTCCGATTCTTAA
- a CDS encoding CHASE3 domain-containing protein, whose product MKSMIETNIVRGLAVIIILNTLIAGASYYTIRQSQELRDWESHTQEVLINLEETLSSFSEMHAVFRGYVLFNEPGLLTSFFESKKNLLKKIQELETLTLDNPRQQEQLRIISPLVFEKTSSFETLIMDKKHRSVASYIGPFRSTQGIILTRKIQSLFSEMKKEEIRLLTIRKADSERNLFVAAILIFLGILLNLTFIILQYILIYKESQRRQIAEEEVELSNKNLKEYSGQLERSNKDLESFSYSVSHDLRAPIRGISGFSKILMEDFGKNLDEEGQRILNIIIKNSENMGQLIDDLLEFSRLGRREIAFTNVNMQQVMERVLEEVKDCYPGIKIETRIGELPSIKADSALLKQMLFNLISNAFKYSKDKEHPKVDIDSYQNNGEVTYFIKDNGAGFDMRYQHKLFNIFQRLHHSEQFEGTGVGLAIVKRVIEKHNGKVWAEGKVNEGACFYFTLGVQENNA is encoded by the coding sequence TTGAAGAGCATGATTGAAACAAATATCGTTCGCGGTTTAGCCGTGATCATCATTTTGAATACGCTCATAGCGGGTGCATCCTATTATACAATCCGTCAGTCTCAAGAACTTAGGGACTGGGAATCCCATACTCAGGAAGTCCTTATCAATTTAGAAGAGACTCTCTCTTCTTTTAGCGAAATGCACGCTGTATTTCGAGGCTATGTGTTGTTTAACGAACCGGGGCTTTTAACGAGTTTTTTTGAAAGCAAGAAAAATCTCCTGAAAAAAATTCAGGAACTAGAAACTCTAACTTTGGACAATCCGAGGCAACAGGAACAACTTCGAATCATTTCCCCTCTCGTATTTGAAAAAACCTCCTCTTTTGAAACCTTGATTATGGATAAAAAACATAGATCCGTAGCGAGTTATATCGGGCCGTTTCGATCCACTCAAGGAATCATTTTAACCCGAAAAATTCAATCTCTGTTTTCCGAGATGAAAAAAGAAGAAATTCGTCTTCTTACAATTCGAAAAGCGGACTCCGAACGCAACCTGTTTGTCGCCGCAATCCTTATATTTTTAGGAATTCTCCTCAACCTAACCTTTATCATTCTTCAATACATCCTTATCTATAAAGAAAGCCAACGCCGTCAAATTGCGGAGGAAGAAGTAGAATTGTCCAACAAAAATCTGAAAGAATATTCGGGACAACTCGAAAGATCCAATAAAGATTTGGAATCCTTTTCTTATTCCGTTTCTCACGATCTTCGTGCCCCAATTCGAGGTATATCAGGGTTTTCTAAAATTCTTATGGAAGATTTTGGAAAAAACCTAGACGAAGAAGGACAAAGAATCCTTAATATTATCATCAAAAATTCAGAAAATATGGGACAGCTCATCGACGATCTTCTGGAATTTTCAAGATTGGGTAGAAGAGAAATCGCATTCACAAACGTGAATATGCAACAAGTTATGGAGCGGGTATTGGAAGAAGTAAAAGACTGTTATCCGGGAATTAAGATAGAAACGAGAATTGGAGAACTCCCTTCCATAAAAGCAGACTCGGCTCTCTTAAAACAGATGCTTTTTAATCTCATTTCAAACGCTTTTAAATATTCGAAAGACAAAGAACATCCGAAAGTTGACATCGATTCGTATCAAAACAACGGTGAAGTGACCTATTTTATCAAAGACAACGGAGCCGGATTTGATATGAGATATCAGCACAAACTTTTTAATATTTTTCAAAGACTTCATCACTCTGAACAATTCGAAGGCACCGGCGTAGGTCTTGCGATCGTAAAAAGAGTAATCGAAAAACACAACGGAAAGGTCTGGGCGGAAGGAAAAGTTAACGAAGGGGCCTGTTTTTATTTCACTTTAGGAGTTCAGGAAAACAATGCATAA
- a CDS encoding response regulator, translating into MHNLQDNLISILYAEDNPQDSELTLRSLKRHNLTNHLKLVRDGEEALEYLYATGRYSERDKTQIPSLILLDLKMPKVDGIEVLRQVRNNELTKMIPVVILTSSAEEKDIVESYRLGVNSYVVKPLEFGKFSDVASEIGFYWILMNKSIT; encoded by the coding sequence ATGCATAATCTCCAAGACAATCTAATATCCATTTTATACGCTGAGGACAATCCGCAGGATTCGGAACTGACCCTTAGAAGTTTAAAAAGGCATAATTTAACCAATCATCTTAAACTTGTCAGAGACGGAGAAGAAGCGTTAGAATATTTATATGCGACAGGACGTTACTCGGAACGCGATAAGACACAAATTCCTTCCTTAATTCTTTTGGATCTCAAAATGCCCAAGGTGGACGGTATCGAAGTCCTAAGACAAGTAAGAAATAATGAGCTGACAAAAATGATTCCCGTTGTCATTTTAACTTCCTCCGCGGAAGAAAAGGACATCGTGGAAAGCTACAGACTTGGCGTAAACAGTTACGTTGTAAAACCTCTTGAGTTCGGCAAGTTCAGCGACGTTGCGAGCGAAATCGGATTCTATTGGATATTGATGAACAAAAGTATTACATGA
- a CDS encoding sensor histidine kinase, with the protein MMIQRKIYIICIEDNPTDLGLMIRQIGTSGLDFSYKQIQTKEELIQELKASEPDLILSDFSLPSFDGMEALEIVRKYLPNIPFLFVSGWLGEEAAIEALKRGATDYISKNKISKLNFSIDRALKESEERALLDEAEKENETLKSQLIQAQKLEAVSLLATGVSHEINNPLTIIINYAQLILGQSKDDMILKYASNILDEGERISKITKDLLRLARQEKQVFSKVRFHDVIQRTVSLCEQLFKKDTIFIKLEIIDSLPDIYCVPQQIQQVVLNLLNNARDALNQKYPKFDSNKVILIKAGRLKRESKEWIQMCIEDRGIGIPKEEAKKIFSPFFTTKKVDKGTGLGLSVSTGIIKDHGGELYYESKENEYTRFFINLPVLPERRLEENVSSEENFAQPE; encoded by the coding sequence ATGATGATTCAGAGAAAAATTTATATCATATGTATTGAGGACAATCCTACCGACCTCGGTTTGATGATAAGACAAATCGGCACAAGCGGTCTTGACTTTTCTTATAAGCAGATTCAGACTAAAGAAGAACTGATTCAAGAACTCAAGGCGAGCGAACCCGACTTGATTCTATCCGATTTTTCCCTTCCGTCTTTTGACGGAATGGAAGCTTTGGAGATCGTAAGAAAATATCTACCGAATATTCCCTTTCTCTTTGTATCCGGTTGGTTGGGCGAAGAGGCTGCAATAGAAGCGTTAAAACGCGGCGCGACCGATTACATTTCCAAAAACAAAATCAGCAAACTCAATTTTTCCATCGATAGAGCGCTCAAAGAATCGGAAGAAAGAGCTCTACTCGACGAAGCCGAAAAAGAAAACGAAACTCTAAAGTCGCAACTGATCCAAGCACAAAAACTGGAGGCTGTCAGCCTTCTTGCAACCGGGGTCTCTCACGAAATCAACAATCCTTTGACTATTATTATCAACTACGCTCAGTTGATCTTGGGACAAAGCAAGGACGATATGATTCTTAAATACGCGAGCAATATCCTGGACGAAGGGGAACGGATTTCCAAAATTACAAAGGATCTTTTAAGACTTGCAAGACAAGAAAAACAGGTTTTTTCAAAAGTGAGATTTCACGATGTGATCCAAAGAACTGTTTCCTTATGCGAACAATTATTTAAAAAGGATACGATCTTCATCAAATTGGAAATTATCGATTCTCTTCCGGATATATATTGTGTTCCTCAACAAATTCAACAGGTAGTCCTCAATCTGCTGAATAACGCAAGGGACGCCCTCAATCAGAAATACCCGAAATTCGATTCCAATAAGGTGATCTTGATCAAAGCCGGAAGATTGAAAAGGGAATCCAAAGAATGGATCCAGATGTGTATCGAGGACCGCGGCATTGGGATTCCCAAAGAAGAGGCAAAAAAAATCTTCAGCCCATTTTTCACCACCAAAAAAGTGGACAAGGGAACAGGACTCGGGCTTTCCGTAAGCACAGGGATCATCAAAGACCACGGAGGAGAATTATATTACGAAAGTAAGGAAAACGAATATACTCGATTTTTTATCAACCTTCCGGTTCTTCCAGAGCGACGTTTGGAAGAAAACGTTTCCTCAGAGGAGAATTTCGCCCAACCGGAATAA